The Thermoproteota archaeon sequence AGGTCGATGGGAACCCCTCTTGGCCTTAGTCTCGAAATCTCAGCCGCCATTTCCACCTCGTCGAAGCCACCCTCCATCACAACGATGACATCAAAATCGCTGGAGGACCTATGCCTCTCAGCAGCCCTTGAGCCGAAGAGGATAATGGTGCAGCTTGGATATCTCCGCTTCAGAGCCTCGATAAACTTGTTAAATAGTTTCTCGTATGAGGAAACTTCCTCTCTCCTCCTCCTGATCAGGGCTGCCTCTCTATGTTCTCTCTCACCCATTTCACTATTCCCTCCGCGTACTCTAGACACCTCTCCGCGCTACTTTTACGATACTCCATGGACAGGGAATAACGAGATGCCGTATAGTGGGGATTCAGATAATCCGCGGCAT is a genomic window containing:
- a CDS encoding nucleotidyltransferase domain-containing protein, with protein sequence MGEREHREAALIRRRREEVSSYEKLFNKFIEALKRRYPSCTIILFGSRAAERHRSSSDFDVIVVMEGGFDEVEMAAEISRLRPRGVPIDLLVINKDSLGRKDVKILLEHSKVIYDGLGVFEPRDQR